TTAAACCTGTCCTGCAGCGTCTTGTGAGGCAAATTCGTCTTCTGCCGAGCTGAGTTTGGTCTTTATATTTTCAACAACCTTTTCTTTAAACGCAGTAAGATTTTCAATTTCTTCTGCCGCGCGGTCCTTAATAGAGTCACCCAGGTTTTTAAGGGCGTCATTTAGTTTGTCGCGTG
The window above is part of the Arcticibacter tournemirensis genome. Proteins encoded here:
- a CDS encoding YtxH domain-containing protein, with product MNDNTKILVALLAGVAAGAALGILFAPEKGTETRDKLNDALKNLGDSIKDRAAEEIENLTAFKEKVVENIKTKLSSAEDEFASQDAAGQV